One genomic window of Candidatus Minimicrobia sp. QA0096 includes the following:
- the obgE gene encoding GTPase ObgE has protein sequence MFVDIAKVLVRAGRGGNGVVSFRHEKYVDKGGPDGGDGGRGGDIVFLATKDLNTLLNFRYKPELKAEKGGDGGKRNKRGKSGAPLIVKVPMGTLVKRDGMVIADLTEDQQQAVVARGGDGGFGNAHFTSSTRQTPKIAELGEAGEEFEAELELKLLADVGLVGFPNAGKSTFLSVVSNARPEIANYEFTTLTPNLGVADVDDGSILIADIPGLIEGASEGKGLGDQFLRHVERTAVLLHMIDVYSDDPAEKYQAIRHELEKYSESLAERPEIIALTKCEGLDDEIIAMQSTALQKVANGAPVVAISSQTHDGVTELLRMLRDEVAGYREREAEIVDEEEEDLPTISLDDQVISDAWSVRRVSDAEFNETDDEDEEIEFIVTGAKIEKFARRTNFDQFESVNRLRDIMRKMGITHELLRQGAIGESLIQIGESMPFTLVEQ, from the coding sequence ATGTTTGTAGATATTGCAAAAGTTTTAGTGCGCGCCGGTAGAGGCGGTAATGGTGTAGTTAGTTTTCGTCATGAGAAATACGTCGATAAGGGTGGTCCTGATGGCGGTGATGGCGGTCGTGGTGGTGATATTGTTTTTTTGGCGACGAAAGATCTTAACACGCTTTTAAATTTTAGATATAAGCCAGAACTTAAAGCTGAAAAGGGCGGTGATGGCGGAAAACGTAATAAACGAGGAAAAAGTGGTGCACCACTAATTGTTAAGGTACCAATGGGTACTCTGGTGAAGCGCGACGGTATGGTAATTGCGGATTTGACCGAAGATCAGCAGCAAGCAGTGGTGGCTCGCGGTGGAGATGGTGGATTTGGAAATGCACACTTTACGTCTAGTACGCGCCAAACGCCTAAAATTGCTGAACTTGGTGAGGCTGGCGAGGAATTTGAGGCAGAGTTGGAATTGAAATTATTGGCTGATGTTGGTTTGGTTGGATTTCCGAACGCTGGTAAGTCGACGTTCCTGAGTGTGGTTTCTAATGCGCGTCCGGAGATTGCTAATTACGAATTTACGACTTTGACGCCGAATTTGGGAGTGGCTGACGTCGATGATGGGTCGATTTTGATTGCTGATATTCCGGGGTTGATTGAAGGTGCATCGGAAGGTAAAGGTTTGGGCGATCAATTTTTGCGACATGTCGAGCGAACAGCCGTGCTGCTTCATATGATTGATGTATATAGTGATGATCCGGCGGAGAAATATCAGGCAATTCGTCACGAACTGGAAAAATATTCCGAATCATTAGCGGAGCGTCCAGAGATAATAGCACTGACCAAATGCGAAGGCTTGGATGATGAGATTATTGCTATGCAGTCGACTGCCCTTCAAAAAGTAGCTAATGGCGCGCCGGTCGTGGCGATTTCTTCTCAGACACACGACGGAGTGACTGAGCTTCTACGAATGTTGCGTGATGAAGTTGCTGGGTATCGAGAACGTGAAGCTGAAATTGTTGATGAAGAAGAGGAAGATTTGCCAACAATTTCGTTAGACGATCAGGTTATTTCTGATGCTTGGTCTGTAAGGCGTGTTTCTGACGCTGAATTTAATGAGACTGACGATGAAGATGAGGAGATTGAGTTTATTGTTACGGGCGCTAAGATTGAAAAATTTGCTCGTCGGACTAACTTTGATCAGTTTGAATCTGTTAATCGCTTACGAGATATTATGCGAAAAATGGGGATTACTCATGAATTATTACGTCAAGGGGCGATTGGTGAAAGCTTGATTCAGATTGGCGAATCTATGCCGTTTACATTGGTCGAGCAATAG